In the Pseudoalteromonas sp. A25 genome, TATATCGCGGGCGATATGAACACCACGATGATTAAAACAGTACAAGGCAGAAGCATCGTTGTTCAACACGATACGACGACGCCTAGACCGTATTCACGACATAATTTAATTCAGGGCACTAATGGCATATTCGCAGGCTTTCCAAATCGTATTGCATTAGAACATGGTGGGGACAAGAGTTTCCATGATTGGGATTATGATATGCAGCGCTGGTATAACGAGTATGATCACCCGCTTTGGCTGAGAATGGGCGAAGAAGCTCAGCGTAACGGCGGACATGGCGGCATGGACTTTTTAATGTTTTGGCGCATGATTTACTGCTTACGCAATGGTGAGCCGCTGGATCAAGATGTGTATGATGGTGCCGCATGGTCGGTGATATCGCCACTATCAGCACAATCTGTAATGAATCGAAGTGTATCTGTTGATATACCTGACTTTACCAGAGGTGCTTGGCAGCAAGGTAAGCCACTAGGTATTGTAGGCGTATAAATTTAATAGGTTGTTAGATAAGTTATGATTAGAAAGTCACTGTGTTTTATCGTATTCGTTTGTGGATTATGTGCTTGCCAATCCATGCCGAGTGAAGTCGCACTAGAGCATACTGTTGCTGATTATATAGAGGTATATCAAGAGCGTAAGAACTTTGAGCGGCTGCTATCTTTTTATGCCCCGAGTGCTCAGCTTGAGGATATGATTTATGGCCATTTTGCCACTGACCGTAATGCAATAGCAAAGTTTTACGATTGGCCAAACAGTAAGTTAACAGTGCTTGAGGGCAAGCCTTTGTTTACTGTGGAGCAAAAGGTCGTTGATCCGTTACAAAACATCGCGTTTTTTTCTGGGGTATTTCATCGCTTTTCGTATTTTGGTGAAGAGCTTGGACCTTGGCGATTTTTAATTAAATTGCAGTTTGATAAGCAAGGTAAA is a window encoding:
- a CDS encoding nuclear transport factor 2 family protein, producing the protein MIRKSLCFIVFVCGLCACQSMPSEVALEHTVADYIEVYQERKNFERLLSFYAPSAQLEDMIYGHFATDRNAIAKFYDWPNSKLTVLEGKPLFTVEQKVVDPLQNIAFFSGVFHRFSYFGEELGPWRFLIKLQFDKQGKIIHQQDWINYTPRSLITEGKNLNTPFLVDDKKGK